The Corynebacterium qintianiae genome has a window encoding:
- a CDS encoding glycosyltransferase family 87 protein, with amino-acid sequence MTKLDSVWVADAPRESAASTRSVANFVAWPAAVLIVIHRLFVLAWTGSLTDDFTTVWSAARRFVDRVPVYNETYHHVDPHYLYNPGATLLLSPLGLAPSVEAARPLFILVNAAAIIAALAWLTLRSGFKLSHPVFPFVIFLAFLTESVTNTLVFSNINGILLLALVAYLDLFLRGRPWAAGVILGLAIVVKPMLAPLIVLPLMRLDWKAPAAAVAVPVLLNLAAWPVTPGARDYVDTVMPYLGVTRDYANASLAGFAAYYGMPGWLHAIFFVILAGAVAIAVIGLARFRFSDEWMWAATTSGVLIAGVCMLSSLGQAYYSMMLLPAIFTVFRRFSPMHTAPVWAGIVVFFSPLQWATSKIPNTGATLDIVLVTIAWTVFIVSIAAWVVSVSTIRKETSHVPGELPQLD; translated from the coding sequence ATGACAAAGCTCGACTCCGTCTGGGTCGCAGACGCACCCCGCGAAAGTGCCGCGTCCACAAGGTCAGTTGCCAACTTCGTCGCCTGGCCCGCCGCGGTGTTGATCGTCATCCACAGACTCTTCGTATTGGCCTGGACAGGCTCGCTTACCGACGACTTCACCACCGTGTGGTCCGCCGCCCGGCGCTTCGTCGACCGGGTTCCCGTGTACAACGAGACTTACCACCACGTGGATCCCCACTATCTGTACAACCCGGGGGCGACGCTGCTGCTGTCCCCTCTCGGGCTCGCACCTAGCGTGGAGGCGGCCCGCCCGCTGTTCATCTTGGTCAACGCCGCCGCCATCATCGCCGCGTTGGCGTGGTTGACCCTGCGCTCCGGGTTCAAGCTGTCTCATCCGGTGTTCCCGTTCGTCATCTTCCTTGCGTTTCTCACAGAATCGGTGACCAACACCCTGGTGTTCTCGAACATCAACGGCATCCTGCTTCTCGCGCTGGTGGCCTATCTCGACCTCTTCCTCCGCGGCCGGCCGTGGGCGGCGGGGGTGATCCTCGGTCTCGCGATCGTGGTCAAGCCAATGCTGGCACCTCTGATCGTCCTCCCGTTGATGCGGCTCGACTGGAAAGCACCGGCAGCCGCGGTGGCCGTCCCGGTTCTGCTCAACCTTGCCGCGTGGCCGGTCACCCCCGGCGCACGCGACTATGTGGACACCGTCATGCCCTACCTTGGCGTCACCCGCGACTACGCAAACGCGTCTCTGGCCGGCTTCGCCGCCTACTACGGCATGCCGGGCTGGCTGCACGCGATCTTCTTTGTCATCCTGGCCGGGGCTGTCGCTATTGCCGTGATTGGCCTGGCCCGCTTCCGCTTCAGCGACGAATGGATGTGGGCCGCGACCACCTCCGGGGTGCTCATCGCGGGGGTCTGCATGCTCTCCTCCCTCGGGCAGGCCTACTACTCCATGATGCTGCTTCCCGCGATCTTCACCGTCTTCCGCCGTTTCAGCCCCATGCACACCGCGCCAGTCTGGGCGGGAATAGTTGTCTTCTTTTCGCCGTTGCAATGGGCGACATCCAAGATCCCCAACACGGGAGCAACGCTCGACATCGTGTTAGTCACCATCGCATGGACGGTGTTCATCGTCTCTATCGCGGCATGGGTAGTGTCGGTGTCAACGATTCGGAAGGAAACATCACATGTCCCAGGAGAACTACCTCAACTGGACTGA